One genomic region from Xenopus laevis strain J_2021 chromosome 2L, Xenopus_laevis_v10.1, whole genome shotgun sequence encodes:
- the spag17.L gene encoding sperm-associated antigen 17 isoform X1 encodes MSPKRARSTVPPGGSGPVGAPGVMSRSWESGLIQAQLEEENWKVSVAFVIENQAEDEVHTKALAQAVSVPLRRLFSVASWEAMIQQVQELGNPKVKKTRDSPLYWEVTEAAKLLLDHGEKLPLSLVAKLLKFQFLNIKQKDLQRREAEKKAPEDKAKSKPAKAKSPSARSAGKSKGKKGPEAPPPVQKITSLKRRGEEEETNRYIDDEPDDGAQHYIIVLGFYEPQLVALLAELGVPVSSVIRISSQNYTSLPANEPDPTVAPEVLEAEQQRKVTLTKSLEKFWKYLEPILNSGPRGSRLLEVARLHYMVKERNLPQDWSDSDLRLAYATQVYEKVACLMYDCLDWRRQHQHYLNNLQLINIPSVSVGNIADRQTLPETQEVDPSPSSPIGKRKTQADVVPPAASLPPSSPVHTAEVEARSPVSEVDMRYYNDLLGDAPEELQSVPVILHCVVEQVVATMENLAPPSQAALEPRPDGLDPVIAGHMISVLDSLSLSDKEKKNLYNTFLVQETEDEREEKRRPELLNHHDKTRHRATQAQCPRTLNPVRIEQEMIGKLPLVQLLRFPQPAAERNSRRLAQIHELMHHCMSEFVTWEQISWAFKLFTFESLKLTGLDDLGELESSGTEVQQDGDIPWDNPARFARALGRMESVRQLHKHKELEPEGTSYGQSQHQEEEEGAEKEISQEKVVEQTRLEDIQRTQRRSLSDWCYSEHFNSELLKQVVCDAAQSYRCVDYYYHTQDNSLLLVMHNPMNPYHQSQESWDMALHSDVSFRNYLELVADSISSWVKEEEEKYQEEMAVRELEAMKQVQPQQGGETLPKPNTKKAKRSPSPRKSKSPKGKRSESKAEEPSLAEPLSNPFIREDSLKAWKEEQERLKEEERLREEKKATKGRKSANKKKGSSKERSESRGSKGSPKSPRSRRNSSKDKSTTEDLKIQEAVTVDPDLPAAPPQKLFRFVGYNMGDSLIQVSGGSRHLFPTDGGQIQVEHVHFEKGSSFVTVKLLKDGHIFLVHITNPTNPTQEKPEEIVCADKEGKPNITKKSVSEFGSFSATLENGIQLSLSHYGASGKGPEDKDPTLADMLTLPSLHTPGIVPTPPPPEASPPAGKGRKSPRQKSAKAAKTPQPPPQAVEEPPKPLEIKVEPVKLPVLLEPAPESSTFQSLNVSCPNGLLVTFLQETPTDSKAAVPGPAERLLVRQTYPVRVRNSQLYKSKKIPLIEEASRVITAQGSVIKYMLDGSTEVLFPDGSISRSPDSGPILQPRPPSSSSREASANSVMEPQPQSLNPIPQETKEAAAEVKKGKSGQKLSAGKPEIPEPPLPEPTPLTSSATKVKPVGTWITTTSSGQQIGTRGSERLELNPLMSYIATDPVNGMVMITREDQVVTVLKPDGTKIVEHVDGTRITTFYQEVEMSVLGDHMETGEIPPTVTKRVEFVRVENTHFATIILNQEENICCAVFGDGTEVLATPQGTYQVHPSMSGSLTINQDGDAVYAPRTSSSILGSPRQKDLPPGSYIMSHTAPVICEVLDPEGNLFQVLVNGSTSVHIASGDTCEEEEEKSLAESDTREHAPDVYDLHVPRFFIVNADGSGGEILRNREVEDFLASCYSDPATAVIREPALELPGVQFITVLKPFPETSPWVMQKERNNLIPPNLMSRPWDKFPPVERGRAGPPLGIGVWKGLSIGAKEKVRSHPPALKCPNVLQIRQLSCYEPISTEQRERLQLSLKGYIDHVHKKEAELMEAAIKDPRTENSADLLKLVLSFPESRELPKVSSLDGVQGDIVTLYENTLAPTPEPPAPTAQPERRQEDWEGMRREIQEQKETLQAMRSHDIPPYFQSEMGKAFLETQVPDMDLLSSRLPPFPRPQEREEQQESRSSSSDPTAELDLGEGPSSSEEWDEPTQISSAQRGDKEVAKESPPYVPEISKPKFNGPDITPPMNYCPMAQSLKFDVTGRPRKGKVKLPTSILSCKPASVPNIKHAMAEDAAGHRGNMVPTTLGIGSRKVPRGFHLTPAAVQFGVLREGYTYTATVTIKNVGVDLCRFRVKQPPPSSGVRVSYTPGPVAPGMESELQVELFAMAVGLDGPEGAAEWSHCIEIQSQTEILFLPLTATVLTDTVYESQTGRLHLEGRSSGIRLVSTVPNSRLQILRPRRTPDSGGNLPRTCN; translated from the exons gTCACAGAGGCTGCGAAACTGCTGTTGGATCACGGGGAAAAGCTCCCACTGTCTCTGGTTGCAAAACTATTGAAATTCCAGTTCCTGAACATCAAGCAGAAAGACCTGCAGAGGAGGGAGGCCGAGAAGAAG GCCCCAGAAGACAAGGCCAAGAGTAAACCTGCTAAAGCCAAATCACCCAGCGCTCGTTCTGCGGGaaaatcaaaaggaaaaaaaggccCAGAGGCTCCACCCCCAGTCCAAAAAATTACCTCCCTGAAGCGACGGGGGGAAGAAGAGGAAACCAACAGATATATTG ATGATGAGCCAGATGATGGGGCGCAACATTACATCATTGTCCTTGGCTTCTATGAGCCTCAGCTTGTGGCCCTGTTGGCAGAACTTGGGGTCCCTGTATCCAGTGTTATAAGGATTTCGTCCCAGAACTACACGAGTCTTCCTGCCAATGAGCCGGATCCAACGGTGGCACCAGAAG TTCTAGAGGCAGAACAGCAGAGGAAAGTGACTCTAACAAAATCCTTGGAAAAGTTCTGGAAATACCTGGAGCCCATTCTGAACAGTGGCCCTCGGGGATCCCGACTTCTGGAGGTGGCTCGGCTCCACTATATGGTCAAGGAGAGGAACCTTCCTCAGGACTGGAGCGACAGTGACCTCCGG TTGGCATATGCCACACAGGTGTATGAGAAAGTCGCCTGTCTCATGTACGACTGTCTGGACTGGAGGAGGCAACACCAGCACTACCTCAATAACCTGCAGCTCATCAACATTCCCTCCGTGTCCGTAGGGAACAtcgcagacagacagacattgcCTGAG ACACAAGAAGTTGACCCATCACCATCATCTCCAATTGGCAAGAGGAAAACTCAGGCTGATGTGGTTCCTCCAGCTGCTTCTCTGCCTCCTTCATCTCCAGTGCACA CAGCGGAAGTTGAAGCCCGGAGTCCTGTGTCTGAGGTGGATATGAGATATTACAATGATCTCCTGGGTGACGCCCCCGAGGAGCTTCAGTCGGTCCCGGTGATACTGCACTGTGTTGTGGAACAG GTTGTGGCCACTATGGAGAATCTGGCGCCCCCCAGCCAAGCTGCACTTGAGCCCCGCCCAGATGGGCTGGATCCTGTGATTGCAGGTCACATGATTTCTGTTTTggattctctctctctgtcgGACAAGGAAAAGAAG AATCTGTACAACACGTTCCTTGTCCAAGAGACGGAAGATGAGCGAGAAGAGAAGAGAAGGCCGGAGCTGCTGAACCACCATGATAAGACAAGGCACAGGGCTACCCAGGCACAG TGTCCCAGAACATTGAATCCAGTGAGAATAGAGCAGGAAATGATTGGAAAACTTCCCCTTGTGCAACTTCTGCGATTTCCCCAACCCGCAGCAGAGAGGAACTCCCGGAGACTTGCACAGATACACGAACTCATGCACCACTGCATGTCTG AGTTCGTCACCTGGGAACAAATCTCCTGGGCATTTAAGCTTTTCACATTTGAAAGCCTGAAGTTGACTGGACTGGATGATCTGGGGGAACTGGAGAGCAGTGGGACAGAGGTGCAGCAAGACGGGGACATTCCGTGGGACAATCCGGCCAGATTTGCCCGTGCCCTGGGCAGAATGGAGAGTGTGAGGCAGTTGCACAAACACAAAGAACTGGAACCTGAAG GGACTTCTTATGGACAAAGCCAGCATCAGGAGGAAGAG GAAGGAGCAGAGAAGGAGATTTCCCAAGAGAAGGTGGTTGAACAGACACGGCTTGAAGACATTCAGAGGACACAGAGAAGATCCCTGAGTGACTGGTGCTACTCGGAGCATTTTAATTCAGAACTACTCAAGCAG GTCGTGTGTGATGCCGCTCAGTCCTACAGATGTGTGGATTACTATTATCATACTCAGGATAACTCTCTGCTCCTCGTCATGCACAATCCCATGAATCCTTACCATCAGAGCCAGGAATCCTGGGATATGGCTCTCCATTCCGATGTCAGCTTCAG AAACTACCTGGAGCTGGTGGCAGACTCCATTTCCAGCTGggtgaaggaggaggaggagaagtatCAGGAGGAAATGGCAGTCAGAGAGTTGGAAGCTATGAAGCAAGTGCAGCCTCAACAGGGTGGTGAGACCCTACCAAAACCCAACACAAAGAAAGCCAAGAGATCCCCCTCACCTAGAAAGTCAAAAA GTCCCAAGGGTAAGAGATCAGAGAGCAAGGCTGAAGAACCCTCACTGGCTGAACCACTGAGTAATCCTTTCATCCGGGAGGATTCTTTGAAG GCTTGGAAGGAGGAGCAGGAGCGGTTGAAGGAAGAGGAGCGTCTCAGGGAAGAGAAAAAAGCTACAAAGGGAAGGAAGTCAGCAAATAAGAAGAAAGGGAGCAGCAAGGAGCGGTCTGAGTCCCGGGGGAGTAAGGGATCCCCAAAATCTCCAAGAAGCAGAAGAAATAGCTCAAAAGACAAAAGTACCACTGAGGATCTGAAGATACAGGAGGCAGTCACTGTTGACCCTGATCTTCCTGCTGCACCACCTCAAAAGCTCTTCAGA TTTGTTGGTTACAACATGGGAGACAGTTTGATCCAGGTCTCTGGGGGCAGCCGACACCTCTTCCCCACAGATGGGGGGCAGATCCAAGTGGAACatgtgcactttgagaaag GCTCTTCCTTTGTGACAGTGAAATTACTGAAGGATGGACACATTTTCCTGGTTCACATCACCAACCCCACAAACCCCACCCAAGAAAAGCCGGAGGAGATTGTCTGTGCTGATAAGGAAG GGAAACCAAACATCACAAAGAAAAGTGTCAGTGAGTTTGGCTCGTTCTCAGCCACCCTGGAGAATGGCATCCAGCTCTCTCTCAGTCACTATGGCGCCTCAGGGAAAGGACCAG AGGATAAGGACCCAACCCTTGCAGACATGTTGACATTACCTAGTTTACATACTCCTGGTATAGTCCCAACACCTCCACCTCCTGAAGCTTCTCcacctgctggaaaaggccgcaAATCCCCCCGGCAGAAATCTGCCAAAGCTGCGAAGACTCCACAGCCACCACCTCAAGCAGTCGAGGAGCCTCCTAAACCTCTAGAGATAAAG GTAGAACCAGTAAAGCTTCCAGTCCTTTTAGAACCAGCTCCAGAGAGTTCTACCTTCCAAAGTCTGAATGTCTCCTGCCCCAATGGGCTTCTTGTGACATTCCTACAGGAGACGCCAACAG ATTCAAAGGCTGCAGTTCCGGGGCCCGCAGAGAGGCTGCTTGTGCGCCAGACTTACCCCGTGAGAGTGAGGAACTCACAACTCTACAAATCCAAAAAGATTCCCCTGATAGAAGAAGCCTCCAGGGTCATCACAGCCCAGGGCTCAGTCATTAAATACATGTTGGACGGCTCAACCGAG GTTCTGTTTCCTGATGGATCAATTAGCAGAAGTCCGGACTCTGGCCCCATTCTCCAGCCCcgaccaccatcatcatcatctcgaGAGGCTTCAGCAAATTCTGTGATGGAGCCACAACCTCAGTCACTTAACCCGATCCCCCAAGAGACTAAAGAGGCAGCGGCAGAAGTTAAGAAAG GCAAAAGTGGCCAAAAATTGTCAGCAGGAAAGCCAGAGATTCCTGAACCCCCTCTTCCTgaacccacccctttaacctCAAGTGCCACTAAAGTGAAGCCAGTGGGCACTTGGATTACAACCACCTCCTCTGGGCAGCAGATTGGTACCAGGGGCTCTGAGAGGCTGGAGCTGAACCCCCTTATGTCCTACATAGCTACCGACCCTGTTAACGGAATG GTGATGATCACACGAGAAGATCAGGTTGTGACTGTGCTTAAGCCGGATGGGACCAAGATTGTAGAACATGTGGACGGTACCAGGATCACAACATTCTACCAGGAAGTGGAGATGTCGGTACTGGGGGACCACATGGAAACAG GGGAAATCCCGCCCACTGTCACAAAGAGGGTGGAGTTTGTACGAGTCGAAAACACACACTTTGCCACCATTATCCTGAACCAGGAAGAAAATATCTGCTGTGCTGTGTTTGGGGATGGGACCGAGGTTCTGGCAACGCCTCAGGGGACCTACCAG GTGCACCCCTCAATGTCCGGCTCCCTGACCATTAACCAGGATGGGGACGCAGTCTACGCTCCTCGCACCAGTTCCTCCATTCTGGGCTCCCCCAGGCAAAAGGACCTGCCCCCAGGAAGTTACATCATGAGTCACACGGCGCCAGTGATCTGTGAGGTTCTAGATCCAGAGGGGAACCTCTTCCAG GTCCTGGTGAATGGGAGCACGTCGGTGCATATTGCCAGCGGTGATACCTGtgaggaagaggaagagaaaagcctggcagaaaGTGATACCAGGGAACACGCTCCTGATGTGTATGATTTACATGTGCCAAG GTTCTTCATTGTAAATGCTGATGGTTCTGGGGGGGAGATTCTCCGCAATCGGGAGGTGGAAGATTTCTTGGCTTCTTGCTACTCCGACCCGGCAACTGCTGTGATCCGAGAACCGGCCCTGGAACTGCCAG GAGTCCAGTTCATCACTGTCCTGAAACCTTTCCCCGAAACATCTCCGTGGGTCatgcagaaagaaagaaataaccTGATTCCCCCAAACCTCATGTCCAGACCTTGGGATAAGTTTCCTCCTGTAGAG AGGGGACGTGCAGGGCCCCCGTTGGGCATCGGAGTTTGGaaagggctcagtattggggcaaAGGAGAAAGTCAGATCTCACCCCCCAGCACTGAAATGCCCCAATGTTCTCCAGATCCGCCAGCTTTCTTGTTACGAGCCAATCAGTACGGAGCAGCGGGAGAGGCTGCAGTTATCACTCAAG GGGTACATTGATCATGTGCACAAGAAGGAGGCAGAGCtaatggaggcagccattaagGACCCCAGGACAGAGAACTCTGCGGATCTGCTAAAGTTGGTGCTG TCATTTCCAGAGTCCAGAGAATTACCGAAGGTCTCCAGTCTGGACGGAGTTCAAG GTGACATTGTTACTCTGTATGAGAATACACTTGCCCCCACCCCAGAGCCTCCTGCCCCCACTGCCCAGCCGGAGAGACGTCAGGAAGACTGGGAGGGAATGAG GAGAGAAATCCAAGAGCAGAAGGAGACCCTCCAGGCAATGAGGAGTCATGACATCCCCCCGTACTTCCAGTCTGAGATGGGAAAGGCCTTTCTGGAGACCCAG GTGCCTGATATGGATCTGCTCTCCAGCCGGCTGCCGCCATTCCCCCGACCCCAGGAAAGAGAAGAGCAGCAGGAGTCCAGGTCCAGCAGTAGTGACCCTACAGCCG AGTTGGATCTTGGTGAGGGGCCCTCCAGCTCTGAGGAATGGGATGAACCCACCCAAATCTCCAGTGCCCAGCGGGGAGACAAAGAAGTGGCCAAAGAGTCACCCCCATATG TTCCAGAAATTTCCAAGCCCAAGTTTAATGGGCCAGACATAACCCCGCCCATGAACTATTGCCCAATGGCACAAAGTCtgaaatttgatgttactgggaGACCCaggaaagggaaagtaaagctACCGACTTCCATCCTCAGTTGCAAACCGGCCTCAGTGCCCAACATCAAG CATGCAATGGCAGAAGATGCAGCAGGACACAGAGGCAACATGGTTCCCACCACTTTGGGCATTGGCAGTCGAAAGGTGCCACGAGGTTTCCATCTCACGCCGGCCGCTGTGCAGTTTGGGGTTCTGCGGGAAGGCTACACATACACGGCGACAGTCACAATAAAGAACGTGGGGGTGGATCTGTGCAG GTTCCGAGTGAAGCAGCCGCCCCCCAGCAGTGGTGTGAGGGTGTCGTACACTCCGGGACCG GTGGCGCCGGGGATGGAGAGCGAGTTGCAGGTGGAGCTCTTTGCTATGGCTGTTGGTCTGGATGGGCCGGAGGGAGCGGCAGAATGGTCTCACTGTATAGAGATCCAGAGCCAGACGGAGATCCTCTTCCTCCCACTCACTGCCA CAGTTCTCACTGACACAGTGTATGAAAGCCAAACTGGGAGATTACACCTCGAAGGGAGGAGCTCAGGCATCAGATTAGTCAGCACCGTCCCGAATTCCCGACTTCAGATCCTGCGGCCCAGACGGACTCCAGACTCAGGTGGG AACCTTCCCCGGACTTGTAACTGA